One genomic segment of Rhizorhabdus phycosphaerae includes these proteins:
- the apaG gene encoding Co2+/Mg2+ efflux protein ApaG, producing the protein MKALFPHVAQTRGVVVRVAVSFMPEQSEPGRGRWFWSYHIRIENEGAQAVQLLTRHWLITDGRGVKHDVRGEGVVGEQPVIEPGQSFDYVSGCPLQTPTGSMEGSYHMVAEDGSTFEAAIPRFPLIGPAVAL; encoded by the coding sequence ATGAAGGCGCTCTTCCCGCATGTCGCGCAGACCCGTGGCGTCGTGGTGCGGGTGGCCGTGTCTTTCATGCCCGAACAGTCGGAACCGGGGCGCGGCCGCTGGTTCTGGTCCTATCATATCCGCATCGAGAATGAGGGCGCGCAGGCGGTACAGCTGCTCACGCGCCACTGGCTTATCACCGACGGGCGCGGCGTGAAGCACGACGTGCGCGGCGAGGGCGTGGTCGGCGAACAGCCCGTGATCGAGCCGGGCCAGTCGTTCGATTATGTGTCGGGCTGTCCGCTGCAGACGCCGACGGGCTCGATGGAAGGCAGCTATCATATGGTCGCCGAGGATGGATCGACCTTCGAGGCGGCGATCCCGCGCTTCCCGCTGATCGGCCCGGCGGTGGCGCTCTGA
- a CDS encoding NAD(P)(+) transhydrogenase (Re/Si-specific) subunit beta — MHELAATPAWASLAYLISGVLFILALRGLSSPATSRRGNRFGMIGMLIAVATTLILHNTGLVEIGIAIAIGGVIGYVTAQRIAMTAMPQLVAAFHSLVGLAAVLVAGAAFLNPADFGIVDQVTGHILQVSRIEMGLGVAIGAITFSGSVIAFLKLNGNMSGSPIMLPARHVINLGTLAAILGLIGYFLTDDSQWVFFTITALSFVIGFLLIIPIGGADMPVVVSMLNSYSGWAAAAMGFTLHNTAMIVTGALVGSSGAILSYIMCKAMNRSFISVIAGGFGAAPEASGGAAKVDRPWKRGSADDAAFLMGQAEQVIIVPGYGMAVSQAQHVLREMGDVLKGAGVRVKYAIHPVAGRMPGHMNVLLAEANVPYDEVFELEDINSEFSQTDVAFVIGANDVTNPAAKTDKSSPIYGMPILDVEKAKTVLFVKRSMGGVGYAGVDNDVFYMDNTMMLLGDAKKMVEEIVKAMAH; from the coding sequence ATGCATGAACTCGCTGCCACGCCCGCCTGGGCATCGCTCGCCTATCTGATATCGGGGGTATTGTTCATCCTCGCGCTGCGCGGACTTTCGAGCCCCGCCACCTCGCGCCGCGGCAACCGCTTCGGCATGATCGGCATGCTGATCGCCGTCGCCACGACGCTGATCCTGCATAACACCGGCCTCGTCGAGATCGGAATCGCCATCGCGATCGGTGGCGTCATCGGTTACGTGACCGCTCAGCGCATCGCCATGACGGCGATGCCCCAGCTCGTTGCCGCCTTCCACTCGCTGGTCGGCCTTGCGGCGGTGCTGGTCGCAGGTGCGGCGTTCCTGAACCCGGCCGATTTCGGCATCGTCGATCAGGTGACTGGGCACATCCTGCAGGTCAGCCGGATCGAGATGGGCCTTGGCGTCGCGATCGGTGCGATCACCTTTTCGGGATCGGTCATCGCCTTCCTGAAGCTCAACGGCAACATGTCGGGCTCGCCGATCATGCTGCCGGCGCGCCATGTGATCAACCTGGGCACGCTCGCCGCGATCCTGGGCCTGATCGGCTATTTCCTGACCGACGACTCCCAGTGGGTGTTCTTCACCATCACTGCGCTCAGCTTCGTCATCGGCTTCCTGCTGATCATCCCGATCGGCGGCGCGGACATGCCGGTCGTGGTGTCGATGCTGAACAGCTATTCGGGCTGGGCTGCTGCGGCGATGGGCTTCACCCTGCACAACACGGCGATGATCGTCACCGGCGCGCTGGTCGGCTCGTCTGGCGCGATCCTCAGCTACATCATGTGCAAGGCGATGAACCGCAGCTTCATCAGCGTCATCGCGGGCGGCTTCGGCGCGGCCCCCGAGGCGTCGGGCGGCGCGGCCAAGGTCGATCGCCCATGGAAGCGCGGTTCGGCCGACGATGCGGCCTTCCTCATGGGGCAGGCGGAGCAGGTCATCATCGTGCCCGGTTACGGCATGGCGGTCAGCCAGGCGCAGCACGTGCTGCGCGAAATGGGCGACGTGCTCAAGGGAGCGGGCGTTCGCGTGAAATATGCGATCCACCCGGTGGCGGGCCGCATGCCGGGGCACATGAACGTGCTGCTGGCGGAAGCGAACGTGCCTTATGACGAGGTGTTCGAGCTCGAGGACATCAACAGCGAGTTCTCGCAGACCGACGTTGCCTTCGTCATCGGCGCCAACGACGTGACCAATCCGGCAGCGAAGACCGACAAGAGCTCGCCGATCTACGGCATGCCGATCCTGGACGTCGAGAAGGCCAAGACCGTGCTGTTCGTGAAGCGCTCGATGGGCGGTGTCGGCTATGCCGGCGTCGACAACGACGTCTTCTACATGGACAATACGATGATGCTGCTCGGCGACGCCAAGAAGATGGTCGAAGAGATCGTCAAGGCGATGGCGCACTAA
- a CDS encoding NAD(P) transhydrogenase subunit alpha codes for MRIAVLKEAAAGETRVSATPETVKKFIALGAEVAVEAGAGVTASIADNDYAAAGAVVGDRPSTLAGADIVLGIQGPDPDSLGGAKPGAWVVAGMNPFGERARVDAYAAKGFEALAMEFMPRITRAQSMDILSSQSNLAGYKAVLVAANEYGRAFPMMMTAAGTVSAARAFIMGVGVAGLQAIATARRLGAQVSATDVRSATREQIMSLGAKPIFVEKVAGIEGEGAGGYATEMSEEYQKAQAELVSAHIAKQDIVITTALIPGRAAPRLISDAQIATMRPGSVIVDLAAESGGNVEGCVAGETVVRHGVKIVGAKNMAGTLAADSSALFSRNLFNFLSAFWDKEANKPILDEEIGDAIRLTQGGKVVNARLLG; via the coding sequence TTGAGGATAGCGGTACTTAAGGAGGCGGCCGCTGGGGAAACCCGGGTATCCGCCACCCCCGAGACTGTGAAGAAATTCATTGCGCTCGGGGCCGAAGTCGCAGTCGAGGCCGGGGCCGGAGTCACCGCTTCCATCGCCGACAATGATTATGCCGCGGCCGGTGCCGTGGTCGGTGATCGCCCGTCGACGCTGGCCGGTGCGGACATCGTCCTGGGGATACAGGGGCCGGACCCGGATTCGCTCGGCGGCGCCAAGCCCGGTGCCTGGGTCGTCGCGGGGATGAACCCCTTCGGTGAGCGGGCACGGGTCGACGCCTACGCCGCCAAGGGCTTCGAGGCGCTGGCGATGGAGTTCATGCCGCGCATCACGCGTGCGCAGTCGATGGATATCCTGTCGTCACAGTCGAACCTCGCCGGCTATAAGGCCGTGCTCGTCGCGGCGAACGAATATGGCCGCGCCTTCCCGATGATGATGACGGCGGCGGGCACGGTTTCCGCCGCGCGCGCCTTCATCATGGGCGTCGGCGTTGCCGGCCTCCAGGCGATCGCGACCGCGCGGCGGCTTGGGGCGCAGGTCTCCGCGACCGACGTCCGCTCCGCGACCCGTGAACAGATCATGTCGCTCGGTGCCAAGCCGATCTTCGTCGAGAAGGTCGCCGGTATCGAGGGTGAAGGCGCCGGCGGCTATGCCACCGAAATGTCCGAGGAATATCAGAAGGCCCAGGCCGAACTGGTCTCCGCGCACATCGCCAAGCAGGACATCGTCATCACCACCGCGCTCATCCCGGGCCGTGCCGCGCCGCGCCTGATTTCCGACGCGCAGATCGCGACGATGCGGCCTGGCTCGGTGATCGTCGACCTCGCCGCCGAAAGCGGCGGCAATGTCGAAGGTTGCGTCGCGGGTGAAACGGTCGTGCGCCACGGCGTCAAGATCGTCGGCGCAAAGAACATGGCGGGCACGCTCGCGGCGGACTCGTCGGCGCTCTTCTCGCGCAACCTGTTCAACTTCCTCAGCGCCTTCTGGGACAAGGAAGCCAACAAGCCGATCCTCGACGAGGAGATCGGCGACGCGATCCGACTGACGCAGGGCGGCAAGGTCGTCAACGCCCGGCTGCTCGGCTGA
- a CDS encoding LysR family transcriptional regulator, with protein sequence MKRTHLPLNGLRVLDAAARHLSFTRAADELAVTPAAVGQQIRALEDTLGVVLFRRTAKGLELTPEGEAGLDALRAGFLQFEEAVRAMQAGQSSKTLTIAAPRDFTAKWLAPRLADFGRDDPELRFVLLSADEGLDFTQANLDLAIVYAEGPGDHEGVRLADGSLVRVGLAQGAPIAWPGCPSQDRDATLAVADAGLAIDAAAAGFGTAHVPALLVERDIIEGRVRAHGEPIPSPRAYWLVAPTPQWRQKKVKALVATLTGD encoded by the coding sequence ATGAAGCGGACGCATCTTCCCCTCAACGGTCTGCGCGTTCTCGACGCGGCGGCGCGGCACCTGTCCTTCACCCGCGCGGCGGACGAACTGGCGGTGACGCCGGCGGCGGTCGGGCAGCAGATTCGTGCGCTGGAGGACACGCTGGGCGTCGTGCTGTTCCGGCGCACGGCCAAGGGCCTTGAACTGACGCCCGAGGGCGAGGCGGGGCTTGACGCGCTGCGGGCAGGCTTCCTTCAGTTCGAGGAAGCGGTGCGCGCGATGCAGGCGGGCCAGTCGTCGAAGACGCTGACCATCGCTGCGCCGCGCGACTTCACCGCCAAATGGCTCGCGCCGCGCCTCGCCGATTTCGGCCGCGACGATCCCGAGCTGCGCTTCGTCCTGCTGTCGGCGGACGAAGGGCTCGATTTCACCCAGGCCAATCTCGACCTTGCGATCGTCTATGCCGAGGGCCCCGGCGACCATGAGGGCGTGCGCCTGGCCGATGGCTCGCTGGTGCGCGTCGGCCTGGCCCAGGGCGCGCCGATCGCCTGGCCGGGCTGCCCGTCGCAGGATCGCGACGCGACGCTGGCTGTCGCCGATGCCGGGCTGGCGATCGATGCCGCCGCCGCCGGCTTCGGTACCGCCCACGTCCCTGCCTTGCTGGTCGAGCGGGACATCATCGAAGGCCGGGTCCGCGCCCATGGCGAGCCGATCCCGTCGCCGCGCGCCTACTGGCTCGTCGCCCCTACGCCGCAATGGCGCCAGAAGAAGGTCAAGGCGCTCGTCGCCACGCTGACCGGCGACTGA
- a CDS encoding proton-translocating transhydrogenase family protein, protein MDFISILSIFVMACFVGYYVVWSVTPALHTPLMAVTNAISSVIIVGALIASATASGGALGKYLGLVAVVFASINIFGGFAVTERMLAMYKKKDRKG, encoded by the coding sequence ATGGACTTCATCTCGATCCTGTCGATCTTCGTCATGGCCTGCTTCGTCGGCTATTATGTCGTCTGGTCGGTCACGCCCGCGCTGCACACGCCGTTGATGGCGGTCACGAACGCCATTTCGTCGGTCATCATCGTCGGCGCGCTGATCGCAAGCGCGACCGCCTCGGGCGGCGCACTCGGCAAATATCTCGGCCTCGTGGCCGTAGTCTTCGCGAGCATCAACATCTTCGGCGGCTTCGCAGTCACCGAACGGATGCTGGCGATGTACAAGAAAAAAGACCGCAAGGGCTGA
- a CDS encoding NAD(P)/FAD-dependent oxidoreductase yields MLRPDALIAGGGPAGAAVALQLARAGRRPLLVDRQRERADPVCGGFMGGDAIASLAALGIDVQGLGAHPITRARIFAGRRVAEAPLPFQAAGLSRACLDEHLLTLAAAAGAGIERGVTIRQAFPDRLTVDLADGASLTGDALFLATGKHELRGAARPVAMGNDPALGLRTRLEPGEALLHGLTGVIELHLFRHGYAGLLLQEDGGANLCLSVAQSRLKAAGGDPARLIEEIACETPVLGDRFAGATSVGPWVSIARVPYGWRARQTTPGLFRLGDQAAVIASLAGDGVAIALASAARAARDYLREGPAGAVTYQPGFARQTARPVLLAESLRRTGERPMLAGALLALLGQAPGLITRAAALTRTDREEVASP; encoded by the coding sequence ATGCTTAGACCGGACGCGCTGATCGCGGGCGGCGGACCGGCCGGAGCGGCCGTCGCGCTGCAACTCGCCCGGGCGGGTCGGCGCCCGCTGCTCGTCGACCGCCAGCGCGAGCGGGCCGATCCGGTCTGCGGCGGTTTCATGGGCGGGGACGCGATCGCGTCGCTCGCCGCACTCGGCATCGACGTTCAAGGGCTGGGGGCGCATCCGATCACCCGCGCCCGCATCTTTGCCGGACGCCGCGTGGCCGAAGCCCCCCTGCCGTTTCAGGCTGCAGGACTGTCGCGCGCCTGTCTGGACGAGCATCTGCTGACGCTTGCCGCCGCGGCCGGTGCCGGGATCGAACGCGGCGTGACCATCCGGCAGGCCTTTCCCGACCGACTGACGGTCGATCTGGCGGACGGCGCATCGCTTACGGGCGACGCGCTGTTCCTCGCGACGGGCAAGCATGAACTGCGCGGTGCCGCGCGGCCCGTCGCCATGGGGAACGATCCTGCGCTTGGGCTGCGGACCCGGCTCGAACCCGGCGAAGCGCTTCTCCACGGTCTGACGGGCGTGATCGAACTCCACCTGTTCCGCCACGGCTATGCCGGATTGCTGCTGCAGGAGGATGGCGGCGCCAATCTCTGCCTGTCGGTCGCGCAGTCACGCCTCAAGGCAGCAGGCGGCGACCCCGCACGTCTGATCGAGGAGATCGCCTGCGAGACACCGGTTCTGGGCGACCGCTTCGCGGGTGCAACCTCGGTCGGCCCCTGGGTCAGCATAGCTCGCGTGCCCTATGGCTGGCGGGCGCGACAGACCACGCCCGGACTGTTCCGGCTGGGCGATCAGGCGGCAGTCATCGCCAGTCTGGCCGGAGACGGGGTGGCCATCGCGCTCGCTAGCGCCGCCCGCGCCGCCCGCGACTATCTCCGCGAAGGACCGGCGGGCGCTGTCACTTATCAGCCCGGCTTCGCGCGGCAGACCGCCCGCCCCGTCCTGCTCGCCGAAAGCCTGCGCCGCACGGGCGAGCGGCCGATGCTGGCGGGTGCACTGCTGGCGCTTCTGGGCCAAGCCCCCGGCCTCATTACCCGCGCTGCCGCGCTTACACGGACCGATAGGGAAGAGGTCGCATCACCCTGA
- a CDS encoding type III polyketide synthase, producing MTAHIHAIGTAVPPYAIHQTFVDWAAGRLEGRDQALFRRMAARSAIDERYTVLPPSPAGGSQVDPGGFYGAAMPSTAERMACYAHEAPALALRAIDDLSTRVPLGDITHLVVASCTGFVAPGVDQIIARRLGLSGSIERTLVGFMGCYAAVAALRVAHHIARSDESARILVVTVELCSLHMQDSSDVGSLMAQLQFADGAAAAIVSAQPAGIAIDRFFAATLPESGELIRWDIGNEGFVMHLSGEVPTRIAGALADPQLRRAILGDRAPDAPTDWAVHAGGRSILDAVQSGFGLAPDALTVSRNILRRWGNMSSSTLMFVLADMLAQERPLDGLAVAFGPGLAAEGFALRSA from the coding sequence ATGACCGCCCATATCCACGCCATCGGCACCGCCGTACCGCCGTACGCCATTCACCAGACCTTCGTCGATTGGGCGGCAGGTCGGCTCGAGGGGCGCGATCAGGCGCTTTTCCGGCGGATGGCGGCACGATCCGCGATCGACGAGCGCTACACGGTGCTGCCCCCCTCGCCCGCTGGCGGATCGCAGGTCGACCCCGGCGGCTTCTACGGCGCTGCGATGCCCTCCACCGCCGAACGCATGGCCTGCTACGCGCACGAAGCTCCCGCACTCGCGCTGCGGGCGATCGACGATCTCTCGACACGGGTTCCGCTCGGCGACATCACCCATCTCGTCGTGGCAAGCTGCACCGGCTTCGTCGCGCCGGGGGTCGACCAGATCATCGCGCGGCGTCTGGGCCTGTCGGGTTCGATCGAACGCACCCTTGTCGGCTTCATGGGCTGCTATGCGGCGGTCGCCGCGCTGCGCGTCGCGCATCACATCGCCCGCTCAGACGAAAGCGCCCGCATATTGGTCGTCACGGTCGAACTCTGCTCGCTCCACATGCAGGACAGCAGCGACGTCGGATCGCTGATGGCACAACTGCAATTCGCCGACGGGGCGGCCGCCGCGATCGTTTCGGCCCAACCCGCCGGCATCGCGATCGACCGTTTCTTTGCGGCGACCCTACCCGAGAGCGGCGAGCTTATCCGCTGGGACATCGGCAATGAGGGCTTCGTCATGCATCTGTCGGGCGAGGTGCCGACGCGCATCGCCGGCGCGCTCGCCGACCCGCAGCTGCGCCGCGCGATCCTCGGCGACCGGGCACCGGATGCGCCAACCGACTGGGCGGTCCATGCCGGCGGGCGATCGATCCTCGATGCGGTCCAGTCGGGCTTCGGGCTCGCCCCGGACGCGTTGACTGTCTCGCGGAACATATTGCGTCGCTGGGGCAATATGTCGTCCTCTACATTGATGTTCGTCCTCGCCGACATGCTGGCCCAGGAAAGGCCGCTCGATGGCCTGGCCGTCGCTTTCGGGCCCGGCCTCGCCGCCGAGGGTTTTGCGTTGCGCAGCGCCTGA
- a CDS encoding sigma-54-dependent transcriptional regulator — protein sequence MRRDGPPGLLLVDAEPAQAGLMSAVAQRAGWRVFRAVDTESAKRSAENAAAGGHRVDAMLVDLWSPDGDAMASVTDLRQALPSLPLIVITAQDSADLAVRAMRAGAHDVLIKPLASATLIAALDGSVPAATRQQGELRPLAEKWSEPLDFDGVVGTAAGFRRALDTAMRAAATPAAILIEGESGVGKEVLAQAIHRASAVRDGPLVTVNCGAIPANLVESELFGHERGAFTGAFERRRGLFAAADGGTIFLDEIGELPADAQAKLLRVLQSGEIRPIGAATATRITVRVVAATNRRLSEDVVAGRFREDLFYRLAVVPVLLPPLRERREDIGALAVHLLERIARQLDLPSLSLDGEALALLRDHDWPGNVRQLHNALFRAAIFCQDGILRERDFPQIRQARAAPPAPPANDDMPVAAASNFASSAPAPVPTSLPLFGPDGHVRPIEDIEADLIRLAIGHYRGRMTEVARRLRIGRSTLYRKLGELGIEQAG from the coding sequence ATGCGTCGCGACGGTCCCCCGGGGCTCTTGCTGGTCGATGCCGAGCCTGCCCAGGCCGGCCTGATGAGCGCTGTCGCGCAACGTGCGGGGTGGCGCGTCTTCCGTGCCGTCGATACGGAATCCGCCAAGCGATCGGCCGAGAATGCAGCAGCCGGCGGGCATCGGGTCGACGCCATGCTGGTCGATCTCTGGTCGCCGGATGGTGACGCCATGGCCTCCGTCACCGATCTGCGCCAGGCGCTGCCCTCGCTCCCGCTCATCGTCATCACCGCGCAAGATTCGGCCGATCTCGCTGTGCGCGCCATGCGGGCCGGTGCTCATGACGTGCTGATCAAGCCGCTGGCTTCGGCGACCCTGATCGCCGCCCTCGACGGATCGGTGCCAGCCGCGACACGCCAGCAGGGCGAGTTGCGCCCATTGGCGGAAAAATGGTCCGAACCGCTCGATTTCGACGGCGTCGTCGGGACCGCTGCCGGTTTCCGGCGCGCGCTCGACACCGCGATGCGCGCGGCGGCCACCCCCGCCGCAATCCTGATCGAAGGCGAGAGCGGCGTAGGCAAAGAGGTCCTGGCGCAGGCGATCCACCGCGCGTCGGCGGTTCGCGACGGCCCGCTCGTAACCGTCAATTGTGGAGCAATACCCGCCAATCTCGTCGAATCCGAGCTGTTCGGGCACGAACGGGGGGCCTTCACCGGCGCCTTCGAACGGCGACGCGGCCTGTTCGCGGCAGCCGATGGCGGCACGATCTTCCTCGACGAGATCGGCGAGTTGCCGGCCGATGCACAGGCGAAGCTGCTGCGCGTGCTCCAGTCCGGCGAGATCCGGCCGATCGGTGCCGCCACCGCAACGCGGATCACCGTCCGGGTCGTCGCGGCCACCAATCGGCGCCTGTCCGAGGACGTGGTGGCGGGACGATTCCGCGAAGACCTGTTCTACCGCTTGGCCGTCGTGCCGGTTCTGCTGCCGCCTCTCCGTGAGCGGCGCGAGGATATCGGTGCACTGGCCGTCCATCTGCTCGAGAGAATCGCGCGGCAACTCGACCTGCCCTCGCTCTCGCTCGATGGCGAAGCGCTCGCGCTGCTGCGCGACCATGACTGGCCGGGCAATGTCCGGCAGTTACACAACGCCTTGTTCCGGGCGGCAATATTCTGCCAGGACGGGATATTGCGCGAACGGGACTTTCCCCAGATACGGCAGGCACGCGCGGCGCCCCCTGCCCCGCCCGCCAATGACGACATGCCGGTCGCCGCAGCATCGAACTTCGCGTCCAGCGCACCGGCGCCCGTTCCGACGAGCCTGCCCCTGTTCGGACCGGACGGCCATGTGCGACCGATCGAGGACATCGAGGCCGACCTGATCCGTCTGGCGATCGGCCATTATCGTGGCCGCATGACCGAGGTGGCCCGGCGCCTGCGCATCGGGCGATCGACGCTCTACCGCAAGCTGGGCGAACTGGGGATCGAACAGGCCGGCTGA
- a CDS encoding aa3-type cytochrome c oxidase subunit IV has protein sequence MSDDHGAPMDYKAHNNTYSGFLGLLKWGTILSAATGLFVVFLIAPKG, from the coding sequence ATGTCTGACGATCATGGTGCGCCGATGGACTACAAGGCTCACAACAACACCTATTCGGGCTTTCTGGGCCTGCTGAAGTGGGGCACGATCCTCAGCGCGGCCACCGGACTGTTCGTTGTCTTCCTGATCGCGCCCAAGGGCTGA
- a CDS encoding methyltransferase domain-containing protein has translation MRSLASPAQESEQMDAADLDPATYARVLTDLARVNRWTLAARPTLDFVSRVVGERDRFTLLDVGYGDGDLLRKIARWAEKRGKTAVMTGIDLNAKSARIAWRATPDRYDIEFLTGDYREHLDSGEAREGYDLIVSSLVAHHMSHDQLVEFLRAMERHARLGWHINDLHRHRFAYLGYPLLARAMGWHRIVREDGQLSIARAFRPAEWRPILDEAGLPPASATVHTRFPFRICLDRTR, from the coding sequence ATGCGCTCGCTCGCCAGCCCTGCGCAGGAAAGCGAGCAGATGGATGCCGCCGATCTCGACCCGGCCACCTATGCGCGCGTTCTGACCGATCTGGCGCGGGTAAACCGCTGGACGCTGGCGGCGCGTCCCACGCTCGACTTCGTGTCCCGCGTGGTCGGCGAGCGCGATCGTTTCACCCTGCTCGACGTGGGCTATGGCGATGGCGACCTGCTGCGCAAGATCGCGCGCTGGGCGGAAAAGCGCGGCAAGACCGCGGTGATGACCGGGATCGACCTCAACGCCAAGAGCGCCCGGATCGCCTGGAGGGCTACACCCGATCGCTATGACATCGAGTTTCTGACCGGCGACTATCGCGAGCATCTCGACTCCGGCGAAGCGCGCGAAGGCTATGACCTTATAGTGAGCAGCCTGGTCGCCCACCATATGAGCCACGATCAGCTCGTCGAATTCCTGCGCGCAATGGAGCGCCATGCCCGGCTGGGCTGGCACATCAACGACCTCCATCGGCACCGTTTCGCCTATCTCGGCTATCCGCTGCTCGCTCGGGCGATGGGCTGGCACAGGATCGTGCGCGAGGATGGCCAATTGTCGATCGCGCGCGCCTTTCGGCCTGCCGAATGGCGGCCGATTCTCGACGAAGCCGGGCTTCCGCCGGCAAGTGCCACCGTCCACACCCGCTTCCCGTTCCGGATATGCTTAGACCGGACGCGCTGA